In the genome of Pempheris klunzingeri isolate RE-2024b chromosome 3, fPemKlu1.hap1, whole genome shotgun sequence, one region contains:
- the keap1b gene encoding kelch-like ECH-associated protein 1B has product MTECLTECKALVTPSTRNGHRVFSYTLESHTAAAFAIMNELRLERQLCDVTLRVRYKNLEEVDFVAHKVVLASSSPVFRAMFTNGLKECGMELVPIEGIHPKVMDRLIEFAYTASISVGEKCVIHVMNGAVMYQIDSVVKACCDFLVQQLDPSNAIGIANFAEQIGCTELHQKAREYIYMNFSQVATQEEFFNLSHCQLVNLISRDELNVRCESEVFQACVAWVRYDRENRRPYVQALLQAVRCHSLTPNFLQAQLQSLEWDPQCKDYLAQIFQDLTLHKPTKVISCRTPKVPQLIYTAGGYFRQSLSYLEAFNPCSGVWLRLADLQVPRSGLAACVISGLFYAVGGRNNAPDGNMDSNALDCYNPMNNCWLPCAPMSVPRNRIGVGVIDGMIYAVGGSHGCIHHNSVERYDPERDQWQLVAPMLTRRIGVGVAVINRLLYAVGGFDGANRLSSCECYNPERDEWKTMAPMNTVRSGAGVCSLGNRIFVMGGYDGTNQLNTVERYDVETDTWSFAASMRHRRSALGVTALHGRIYVLGGYDGNTFLDSVECYDPEKDTWSEVTRMTSGRSGVGVAVTMEPCQKDLPQCQQSERENGTASPAYQSPNSGFSSHHSQRHSGPFGKGT; this is encoded by the exons ATGACAGAGTGCCTGACAGAATGCAAAGCGCTGGTGACTCCATCCACGCGCAACGGCCACCGCGTCTTCAGCTACACGCTAGAGAGCCACACGGCAGCCGCCTTCGCCATCATGAACGAGCTGCGTCTGGAGCGTCAGCTGTGCGACGTCACACTGCGTGTGCGCTACAAGAACCTGGAGGAGGTGGACTTTGTGGCTCACAAGGTGGTGCTGGCCTCCTCTTCCCCAGTCTTCAGGGCCATGTTCACCAACGGCCTGAAGGAGTGCGGTATGGAGTTGGTGCCCATCGAGGGGATCCACCCCAAG GTTATGGACCGCCTGATCGAGTTTGCCTACACGGCCAGCATCTCTGTAGGGGAGAAGTGTGTGATTCATGTGATGAACGGAGCCGTCATGTACCAGATAGACAGCGTGGTCAAGGCCTGCTGCGATTTCCTCGTCCAGCAGCTCGACCCCAGCAACGCCATTGGCATCGCCAACTTTGCTGAACAGATTGGTTGCACGGAGCTACACCAGAAGGCCCGCGAGTACATCTACATGAACTTCAGCCAG GTGGCGACCCAGGAGGAGTTCTTCAACCTGTCTCACTGCCAGCTGGTCAACCTCATCAGCCGCGATGAGCTCAATGTGCGCTGTGAGTCCGAAGTCTTCCAGGCATGTGTGGCCTGGGTGCGCTACGACAGGGAGAACCGGCGACCATACGTCCAGGCCTTACTCCAGGCGGTCCGCTGCCATTCCCTCACACCCAACTTCTTGCAAGCCCAGCTCCAGTCTCTGGAGTGGGACCCCCAGTGTAAAGACTACCTGGCCCAGATCTTTCAGGATCTCACCCTCCACAAACCCACCAAAGTAATTTCTTGCCGAACTCCCAAAGTGCCGCAGCTCATCTACACGGCGGGGGGTTATTTCCGTCAGTCTCTCAGCTACCTGGAGGCGTTTAATCCCTGTTCAGGGGTCTGGCTAAGGCTAGCTGACCTGCAGGTACCCCGCAGTGGCCTGGCAGCCTGTGTGATCAGTGGACTCTTCTACGCTGTTGGTGGAAGAAACAACGCGCCTGATGGCAACATGGACTCGAATGCTTTGGATTGCTACAATCCCATGAACAACTGCTGGCTTCCATGTGCACCAATGAGCGTACCCAGGAACCGAATCGGAGTCGGAGTCATCGATGGCATGATATATGCAGTTGGTGGATCCCATGGGTGCATCCATCACAATAGTGTGGAAAG GTATGATCCAGAAAGGGACCAGTGGCAGTTAGTAGCCCCCATGTTGACGCGCCGTATCGGTGTGGGTGTTGCAGTCATCAACCGGCTGCTTTACGCTGTGGGGGGGTTCGATGGGGCCAATCGGCTCAGCTCCTGTGAGTGCTACAACCCTGAGAGGGACGAGTGGAAGACCATGGCACCCATGAACACTGTGCGCTCCGGAGCTG gtgtgtGCTCACTGGGGAATCGCATCTTTGTGATGGGCGGCTACGATGGCACCAACCAGTTGAACACAGTGGAGCGCTATGACGTGGAGACTGATACATGGAGCTTTGCTGCCTCCATGAGGCACCGACGCAGTGCTCTTGGAGTCACTGCATTACATGGACGCATCTATGTATTGG GAGGTTACGATGGCAACACCTTCCTGGACAGCGTGGAGTGCTACGACCCAGAGAAGGACACCTGGTCAGAGGTGACGCGCATGACGTCGGGGCGGAGCGGCGTCGGTGTGGCTGTTACCATGGAGCCATGCCAGAAGGACCTGCCACAGTGTCAGCAGTCTGAAAGGGAGAATGGTACGGCATCACCCGCCTATCAGTCACCCAACTCTGGTTTTAGCTCTCACCACAGTCAGCGGCACAGCGGGCCCTTCGGCAAAGGCACATGA
- the s1pr5b gene encoding sphingosine 1-phosphate receptor 5b, which translates to MEASSFDHAETPFSTPIFPTSPTPTSPGYLQFFWEYQDNSVIVEHYNYTGKLQKDRYREGLKPEGIAFLVVCLLIVLENAVVLIAIWRNKKFHLPMYYLLGNLTLSDLLAGITYMANIIMSGPNTLKLTPLLWFLREGGVFITLAASIISLLAIAIERHVTMVTMRPYHGAKRGRMWALIGASWALAGLLGVLPILGWNCIHRLDQCSTVLPLYAKSYILCCVSVFSAVLLAIVVLYARVFRIVRTNTQRQRLGLSGSMRKGLARKSQKYIALLKTVTIVLGVFIACWLPLFLLLLLDFFCPTHSCKLLYKADYFLGVAMVNSLLNPIIYTLTSKDMRRAILRLLCRPCLMTRDGQVKKIGMPFLECSFSKTEVASQKLEGGQETTISSGNVVTTPSPIKALYPKLFKS; encoded by the coding sequence ATGGAGGCCTCAAGTTTTGACCATGCAGAGACCCCCTTCTCTACACCCATATTCCCCACCTCCCCTACTCCCACATCTCCAGGCTATTTGCAGTTTTTCTGGGAGTACCAGGACAACTCTGTCATTGTGGAGCATTACAACTACACCGGTAAGCTGCAGAAAGACCGCTACCGTGAAGGGCTCAAACCTGAAGGTATTGCCTTCCTGGTGGTGTGTCTCCTCATCGTCCTGGAGAACGCTGTGGTTCTCATCGCCATTTGGAGGAACAAGAAGTTCCACCTGCCCATGTATTACCTGCTGGGAAACCTGACTCTGTCTGATCTGCTGGCTGGGATTACATATATGGCCAACATCATCATGTCGGGGCCCAATACTTTGAAACTGACACCGCTGCTATGGTTCCTAAGAGAGGGAGGGGTCTTCATCACTCTGGCTGCCTCTATAATTAGTCTGCTGGCCATTGCAATTGAACGTCATGTCACTATGGTGACTATGAGGCCATACCATGGGGCAAAGAGGGGACGGATGTGGGCACTGATTGGTGCTAGTTGGGCCCTGGCAGGGCTTTTGGGGGTCCTCCCAATTTTGGGATGGAACTGCATCCACAGACTGGACCAGTGTTCAACAGTCCTCCCTCTTTACGCCAAGAGCTACATCCTCTGCTGCGTATCTGTGTTCAGTGCTGTGCTCCTGGCCATTGTGGTCCTTTACGCTCGAGTTTTTCGCATTGTCCGCACCAACACGCAGCGCCAGCGGCTGGGCCTGTCAGGCAGCATGAGGAAGGGCTTAGCCAGGAAGTCACAGAAGTATATCGCCCTCCTTAAGACAGTCACCATTGTGCTAGGCGTCTTCATTGCCTGTTGGCtgcccctcttcctcctcctcctcctggattTTTTCTGCCCCACTCACAGTTGTAAGCTGCTCTACAAGGCTGATTACTTTCTGGGAGTAGCCATGGTCAACTCGCTCCTCAACCCCATCATCTACACTCTGACCAGTAAGGACATGAGGAGAGCCATTCTGAGGCTGCTCTGTCGGCCATGTCTGATGACCAGAGACGGCCAGGTGAAGAAGATCGGGATGCCATTCCTGGAGTGCAGTTTCAGTAAAACTGAGGTGGCATCCCAGAAGTTAGAGGGGGGACAAGAGACGACCATTTCCTCTGGAAACGTTGTCACCACACCATCTCCCATCAAGGCCCTTTACCCCAAACTCTTCAAGTCTTAA